A genomic window from Lotus japonicus ecotype B-129 chromosome 1, LjGifu_v1.2 includes:
- the LOC130710914 gene encoding tocopherol cyclase, chloroplastic-like — MDHRYMCLVIFADWEPFFTVIRVAYTEDTECVGLARLGSEDHMIVAGTMKQLQLVDFGAPLHCLVITGKTHPLGTEMLGWIEWDGERIEFENAPSYSEKNWGGGFPRKWFWVQCNVFEGEGASGEIALTAAGGLRQIPGITETFENAALIGVHYGGKFYEFVPWNGFVNWEVTPWGYLFMSADNGSYLVELEAKTDDPGTPLRAPTSEAGLSQACKDTCFGILTLKIWERRYDGSKGKIILDVSSDMAALEVGGGPWFSTWKGKTTMPPVIGPALGLPVDLDGIFNAVPLFKPPGL; from the exons ATGGATCATAGATATATGTGTCTTGTAATATTTGCTGATTGGGAGCCATTCTTCACTGTAATAAGAGTTG CATACACTGAAGATACTGAGTGTGTTGGGCTTGCTCGGCTTGGTAGCGAAGATCATATGATAGTAGCTGGAACAATGAAGCAGTTGCAGTTGGTTGACTTTGGAGCACCTTTGCATTGCCTTGTCATAACAGGGAAGACCCATCCCTTGGGAACAGAAATGCTGG GTTGGATAGAATGGGATGGCGAGAggattgagtttgaaaatgccCCATCTTATTCAGAAAAGAACTGGGGCGGAGGATTCCCAAGAAAGTGGTTTTGG GTTCAATGTAATGTTTTTGAAGGTGAGGGTGCTAGTGGAGAAATTGCACTTACAGCTGCTGGTGGATTGAGGCAAATTCCTGGGATAACCGAGACCTTCGAAAATGCTGCACTG ATTGGAGTTCATTATGGTGGAAAATTTTATGAATTTGTGCCATGGAATGGTTTTGTTAACTGGGAAGTCACTCCTTGGGGTTATTTGTTTATGTCTGCAGACAATGGCAGTTATCTG GTTGAATTAGAAGCAAAAACAGATGATCCCGGTACTCCATTGCGTGCGCCAACATCAGAAGCAGGCCTTTCACAAGCTTGTAAAGACACATGTTTCGGAATTCTTACATTGAAAATATGGGAACGAAGGTATGATGGCAGCAAGGGGAAG ATCATATTGGACGTTTCAAGTGACATGGCAGCTCTAGAAGTTGGAGGAGGTCCATGGTTCAGCACTTGGAAAGGCAAGACGACAATGCCACCGGTCATTGGCCCTGCTCTTGGATTACCCGTAGACCTAGATGGCATTTTTAATGCGGTTCCTCTGTTTAAACCACCTGGTTTGTGA
- the LOC130727566 gene encoding F-box/kelch-repeat protein At3g23880-like, with the protein MASPSSARACLSVSDAPPYSVRSSMSSDGASPPEAASVSTIEIQIQTLHIDMDRDLIIEILLRLPVKSIVRFKAVCKLWRSLISDPLFASLHFQRAAPSLLFADSHAIRTIDLEGPLQSHRVSQPINCHFLSNYHDLSLPRNCISIHGSCRGFLLITWIRNIGRRHPWNDSLYLWNPSTHVHKPILSSPVVDTNVFDHLYGFGYHSSTDDYLVVRVPVTDSRQPTHLPDVQFFSLRANMWKYAEGVDLPPLTTIFTSTGLLFNEAIHWVVTNWVDGVTTMFIIAFDLMEKRLLEIPMPHGLLFPCFELWVHGRFLSLSIMQRDGTCEIWVMKKYKVQTSWTKTLVLSTEIYHFPICSTKGGDIVIYSGSKVKKYSGEGVEQEEQLEYPNHCGLLDASVPIYTESMLSLPDVSD; encoded by the exons ATGGCCTCCCCGAGTTCAGCCCGTGCCTGCCTCTCAGTTAGCGACGCGCCGCCTTACTCTGTCCGTTCATCCATGTCCTCTGACGGTGCGAGTCCGCCGGAAGCCGCGTCTGTGTCTACCATCGAG atTCAGATTCAAACACTGCATATTGACATGGATCGAGATTTGATAATTGAAATCCTTTTGAGGTTGCCGGTGAAGTCTATTGTACGATTCAAGGCTGTGTGCAAGTTATGGAGATCTCTCATATCCGATCCCCTCTTTGCATCATTACATTTTCAACGTGCTGCTCCTTCACTCCTTTTCGCTGACTCTCATGCCATTCGAACCATTGACTTAGAGGGACCGCTTCAATCTCATCGTGTTTCTCAACCAATCAATTGTCACTTTTTGTCTAATTATCATGATTTATCCTTGCCTCGTAACTGTATTTCGATTCACGGTTCGTGTAGAGGCTTTCTGCTAATCACCTGGATTAGGAATATTGGTCGTCGGCACCCGTGGAATGATAGTCTCTACCTGTGGAATCCATCCACACATGTCCACAAACCAATACTTTCATCTCCCGTTGTTGACACCAATGTTTTTGATCATCTATATGGATTTGGTTACCATTCCTCGACAGATGACTACTTGGTGGTTCGAGTGCCCGTTACGGACAGTCGCCAACCTACTCATTTACCAGATGTGCAGTTTTTCTCATTGAGAGCTAATATGTGGAAATATGCCGAGGGTGTTGATTTGCCTCCCTTGACCACTATTTTTACTAGTACTGGGTTGCTCTTTAACGAGGCCATTCACTGGGTGGTTACTAACTGGGTCGATGGTGTTACGACCATGTTTATTATTGCCTTTGATTTAATGGAAAAGAGACTCTTAGAGATACCCATGCCTCATGGTCTTCTTTTCCCTTGTTTTGAATTGTGGGTGCATGGAAGATTTTTAAGTCTATCAATTATGCAGAGAGATGGTACATGTGAAATATGGGTTATGAAGAAATACAAAGTACAGACATCTTGGACCAAGACTCTTGTTCTATCTACGGAGATATATCACTTCCCAATATGCTCTACAAAAGGTGGTGATATTGTTATATATTCTGGATCAAAAGTAAAAAAGTATAGTGGTGAAGGAGTAGAACAAGAAGAACAACTAGAGTATCCGAACCATTGTGGTTTACTAGATGCATCAGTGCCCATATATACAGAGTCAATGCTTTCACTCCCTGATGTTAGCGACTGA